From Heliomicrobium modesticaldum Ice1, a single genomic window includes:
- a CDS encoding MGDG synthase family glycosyltransferase, protein MKTDASREQTDVLILSVEAGTGHGRAAQAVAKALACRGMTARIEDAFAFGPHWVFASVIGTYLRVLQLAPSLYRFLYYSAARPKAGFLGQQLMTAYLEAFIGEGMADLIRRSQPKAILCTHPFPMGVLCRFQEKGWLKQPLAGVVTDFCIHPFWAFPGVHRYYVAGEALLDELASYGLDRERGQVTGIPIDQSFQQAARLSRSEAEAQLGLSPSRRRLLVMGGGLGLGPVEDWVRGLLKASLADMQIVVIAGRNEDLERRLRTIIAPPERLVVLGFTDRVPALMACSDLFITKPGGLSSSEALAMGLPQILFPPLPGHEEVNQRFLIRHHSAWEVKEEELIAQVEAILADERELEKRREAARRLGNVFAADAVAADVAKLIG, encoded by the coding sequence ATGAAGACAGATGCATCGCGTGAACAAACAGATGTGCTGATCCTGTCCGTCGAGGCCGGCACAGGCCATGGCCGGGCGGCGCAGGCCGTCGCCAAGGCGCTGGCCTGTCGCGGCATGACCGCCCGGATCGAAGATGCCTTCGCTTTCGGTCCTCACTGGGTCTTTGCCTCCGTTATCGGCACCTACCTCCGTGTGCTCCAACTGGCGCCGTCCCTTTACCGCTTTCTCTATTATTCGGCAGCCCGGCCCAAGGCTGGTTTTTTGGGGCAACAACTGATGACAGCCTACCTGGAGGCATTTATCGGCGAGGGAATGGCTGACTTGATCCGCCGGAGCCAGCCGAAGGCGATCCTTTGTACCCATCCCTTTCCGATGGGGGTGCTCTGCCGCTTCCAGGAAAAAGGGTGGTTGAAGCAGCCCTTGGCCGGCGTAGTCACCGATTTCTGCATCCATCCCTTCTGGGCTTTTCCAGGCGTCCACCGCTACTACGTGGCCGGAGAGGCGCTCCTGGACGAACTGGCTTCCTACGGATTGGATCGGGAGCGGGGACAGGTGACCGGCATCCCCATCGATCAGTCCTTCCAGCAGGCCGCCCGTTTGTCCCGCAGCGAGGCAGAGGCGCAGTTGGGCCTTTCACCGTCAAGGCGACGGCTGCTCGTCATGGGAGGCGGGCTCGGCCTCGGTCCCGTTGAAGACTGGGTCCGCGGGCTGCTCAAGGCGTCCCTGGCTGACATGCAGATCGTCGTTATCGCCGGTCGCAACGAAGACCTGGAGAGGCGCCTTCGGACGATCATCGCGCCGCCGGAACGGCTCGTCGTCCTGGGTTTCACCGACCGGGTGCCGGCGCTGATGGCCTGCAGCGACCTGTTCATCACCAAACCGGGCGGTCTGTCCTCGTCGGAGGCGCTCGCCATGGGCCTGCCGCAAATCCTCTTCCCGCCCCTGCCCGGCCATGAGGAGGTCAACCAGCGCTTCCTTATCCGTCACCACAGCGCCTGGGAGGTCAAAGAGGAGGAGCTCATCGCCCAAGTCGAGGCGATCCTTGCCGACGAGAGGGAATTGGAGAAGCGCCGCGAGGCGGCTCGTCGGTTGGGCAACGTCTTTGCCGCCGACGCGGTGGCTGCCGATGTGGCGAAGCTGATCGGCTGA
- a CDS encoding PhoH family protein, translating into MEDLKIYILDTNVLLQDPEAIFGFHDNDVVIPAAVIEELDGKKRFQDEIGRSARLASRLIDGMRDKGFLHVGVPLPDGGLLRVELNHRDLSGFPEAFQPATNDNRILSVAFNLKKEEALRGGKGRPVIIVSNDAIVRIKADVLGIEAQEYKRDRVAYDRDLFMGFRELTVPAWLIDRLYRGQSIAPKEEPLLAGIPWCPHEFAILRDALGSSRSAIVQVGGDCREMTLVPPSTPSVWGVTPRNAQQKMALRLLLDDNIPLVTICGKAGTGKTLLALASALHKTMDEERYKKILVSKPVVPMGRDMGALPGEIDDKLRPWMQPIYDNLEFLLGSKSDMMKDILEEYGTIQVEALSYIRGRSIPKQFIIIDEAQNLSKHEIKTIVSRVGENSKIVIMGDPQQIDAPYLDETNNGLVYLVEKFKHQEAAGHVVLTKGERSRLAQLAADLL; encoded by the coding sequence TTGGAAGATCTCAAGATCTACATCCTTGACACCAACGTGCTTCTGCAGGACCCCGAAGCGATTTTCGGGTTTCACGATAACGACGTGGTGATTCCGGCGGCTGTTATCGAAGAGTTGGATGGAAAAAAGAGATTTCAGGACGAGATCGGGCGCAGCGCCCGCCTGGCTTCCCGGTTGATTGACGGGATGAGAGACAAAGGTTTTCTCCATGTGGGGGTTCCACTTCCCGATGGCGGCCTCTTGCGGGTGGAACTCAACCATCGCGATCTGTCCGGTTTTCCTGAGGCTTTTCAGCCAGCCACCAATGACAACCGCATCCTCTCTGTGGCCTTCAATTTGAAAAAAGAAGAGGCACTTCGGGGCGGCAAGGGGAGACCGGTGATCATTGTCTCCAACGACGCCATTGTGCGCATCAAGGCCGATGTGTTGGGCATTGAAGCCCAGGAATACAAACGGGATCGAGTGGCCTACGACCGCGACCTCTTTATGGGTTTTCGCGAATTGACCGTCCCGGCCTGGCTGATCGACCGGCTTTACAGGGGACAGTCGATCGCCCCCAAGGAAGAGCCCTTGCTGGCCGGCATTCCTTGGTGTCCCCACGAGTTCGCCATCTTGCGCGATGCCTTGGGTTCGAGTCGTTCCGCCATCGTCCAGGTCGGCGGTGATTGTCGGGAGATGACGCTGGTGCCGCCGTCCACCCCGTCGGTCTGGGGCGTGACCCCCCGCAATGCGCAGCAGAAGATGGCCTTGCGCCTGCTGCTGGACGACAACATCCCCCTTGTCACCATCTGCGGCAAAGCGGGCACCGGCAAGACCCTGCTGGCGCTGGCCTCTGCCCTCCATAAAACGATGGACGAGGAACGCTATAAAAAGATCCTCGTCTCTAAGCCGGTCGTGCCGATGGGGCGGGATATGGGTGCACTCCCCGGCGAGATCGACGACAAGCTGCGTCCGTGGATGCAACCGATTTACGATAATCTGGAATTCCTGCTCGGTTCCAAGAGCGATATGATGAAAGATATCTTGGAGGAGTACGGAACCATCCAAGTGGAAGCCCTGTCTTATATCCGGGGACGCAGCATCCCCAAGCAGTTCATCATCATCGACGAGGCCCAGAACCTCTCCAAACACGAGATCAAGACCATCGTCTCCCGCGTGGGGGAGAACAGCAAAATTGTCATCATGGGCGATCCGCAGCAGATCGACGCGCCTTATCTCGATGAAACGAACAACGGTCTCGTCTATCTGGTGGAAAAATTCAAGCACCAGGAGGCGGCCGGCCATGTGGTGCTCACCAAGGGCGAACGGTCGCGGCTGGCCCAACTGGCGGCGGACCTCTTGTAG